Proteins encoded within one genomic window of Variovorax sp. OAS795:
- a CDS encoding Glu/Leu/Phe/Val dehydrogenase produces MSEKLSFVNPTANSPWGTYLSQVDRVVPYLGPLARWVETLKRPKRALIVDVPIEMDDGTIAHFEGYRVQHNMSRGPGKGGVRFHPDVTLEEVMALSAWMTIKTAAVNLPYGGAKGGIRVDPKKLSLQELEKVTRRYTSEIGIIIGPHTDIPAPDVNTNAQIMAWMMDTYSMNVGGTATGVVTGKPLHLGGSLGRVKATGRGVFVTGREAARRLGMDLRGARIAVQGFGNVGSVAAELFAEAGAKIVAVQDHTGTIVNPNGLDLAKLVPISRTDGVVGFKAGGDIVPNEDFWNAACDILIPAALEGQITAERAQKTTAKLVLEGANGPTVPVADDILAERGVLVVPDVICNAGGVTVSYFEWVQDFSSFFWDEDEINVRLDRIMMNALNQIWDTADKHKISLRTATYAVACERILTARQERGLYP; encoded by the coding sequence ATGAGTGAAAAGCTCTCCTTCGTCAATCCGACCGCCAACAGCCCCTGGGGCACCTACCTCTCGCAGGTCGACCGCGTGGTGCCCTACCTGGGCCCGCTGGCCCGCTGGGTCGAGACGCTCAAGCGCCCCAAGCGCGCGCTGATCGTCGACGTGCCGATCGAGATGGACGACGGCACCATCGCCCACTTCGAGGGCTACCGCGTGCAGCACAACATGAGCCGCGGCCCGGGCAAGGGCGGCGTGCGCTTCCACCCCGACGTCACGCTGGAAGAAGTGATGGCGCTGTCGGCCTGGATGACCATCAAGACCGCGGCCGTCAACCTGCCCTACGGCGGCGCCAAGGGCGGCATCCGCGTCGATCCCAAGAAGCTGTCGCTGCAAGAGCTCGAGAAGGTCACGCGCCGCTACACCAGCGAGATCGGCATCATCATCGGCCCGCACACCGACATTCCCGCGCCCGACGTGAACACCAACGCGCAGATCATGGCGTGGATGATGGACACCTACTCCATGAACGTCGGCGGCACCGCCACCGGCGTGGTCACCGGCAAGCCGCTGCACCTGGGCGGTTCGCTCGGCCGCGTCAAGGCCACGGGCCGCGGCGTGTTCGTTACCGGCCGCGAGGCGGCGCGCCGCCTGGGCATGGACCTGCGTGGTGCGCGCATCGCGGTGCAGGGCTTCGGCAACGTGGGCTCGGTCGCGGCCGAACTCTTTGCCGAGGCGGGCGCCAAGATCGTCGCGGTGCAGGACCACACCGGCACCATCGTCAACCCCAACGGCCTCGACCTGGCCAAGCTGGTGCCCATCTCACGCACCGACGGCGTGGTCGGCTTCAAGGCCGGCGGCGACATCGTGCCGAACGAGGACTTCTGGAACGCGGCCTGCGACATCCTGATTCCCGCCGCGCTCGAAGGCCAGATCACCGCCGAGCGTGCGCAGAAAACCACCGCCAAGCTGGTGCTCGAAGGCGCCAACGGCCCGACGGTGCCGGTGGCCGACGACATCCTGGCCGAACGCGGCGTGCTGGTGGTGCCCGACGTGATCTGCAATGCCGGCGGCGTGACGGTGAGCTACTTCGAATGGGTGCAGGACTTCTCGTCCTTCTTCTGGGACGAGGACGAGATCAATGTGCGCCTGGACCGCATCATGATGAACGCGCTGAACCAGATCTGGGACACGGCCGACAAGCACAAGATCTCGCTGCGCACCGCTACCTACGCGGTGGCCTGCGAGCGGATCCTCACGGCCCGCCAGGAACGCGGCCTGTATCCCTGA